The genomic region ctctctctctctctctctctctctctctctctctctctctctctctctctctctctctctctctctctctctcccctctctctctctctctctctctctctctctctctctctctctctctctctctctctctctctctctctctctctctctctctctctctctctctctctctctttcaaactggAATTTCACTATTTTGTTATTTAAAGTCAAGTTGAGGTCTGGTTTCATGttttgaaaacatttttttttattgattttctaatATATCTAGTcagaatatatttatgataatagcaatactgttgctgctgctgatgatgatgatagataatgatagtattagtagaatcataatgaaaaggatagcaaatagataatgacagtgataatgatagcaaatagataataacagtgataatgatagcaaatagataatgacaatgataatgaaaacagtaataacaataacaacaatgatgatatcaataataatgataacaatgataatgataataataatgtagttgatgaaactaataataaggataaggataatcataagataaaaatggaaaaaaaagaggcagacaCGTCCAGccaattgttttttgttgtttttttattatttcatttacaaattatgacgaaagaggagagaggaaaaataaaactgaGACGAGCtgtaagtgtatacatacatacaaacatacagcagatagatagatgaatagatagtgtgtgcatgtttgcgtttCTTATGCAAATGCGCACAAATACATAGAGTAAAAAATATTTTCTACTATTTATGTTTAATGCCGAAAAGATATATTTCACATCGTAGACGTAATTTAGGTCAATggactatatatatgtgcatgcatggacacgataatttttcatcattttcccaGATTATTTTGTCTAATTTCCCAaacatttcttatctttctttctctttctctttcgtgtgtgtgtgtgtgtttgtgtgtgtgtgtgtgtgtgtttgtgtgtgtctgtgtgtgtgtctgtgtttgtgttagtgtttctgtgtgtgtgtgtgcttgaacgAGCGTATGAGCGTGCTTGCATACATTATTCAAATCATTTAATATTTCCAAAATGAAATTACAAAAGCAGATGACAAGCAGAAAATTCGGACTTGCCTGAGAAAAGGCCTCCAAGCGTGACCAGACCAGACAGGTAACGAGCCATACCGAACACCTGGCCTGTAACCAATCAAAGGAGAGTCTGGCCTGTAACCAATCAAAGGAGAGTAGAACCAACACACACGTTACTTCAGCTGAACGAATTACAATCATGCTTTATCGTGTATGCCTTCAAGGTTCGTAATGTAAcgtgaaatatgtttttttttacggtGCTCACTGTCCTCCACTCTGAAGGCTAACCTCTTGTTTCAAGCAGTCGGGTCATGGATGGGTCACCTCCTGCGTTTCAAAAGCGTGAAGGTGATATTATGGCCAAATGCAATGCACAAGGGCCTCTATTCCCTTCTATCTGGGTCGTGAGGTAACGCTTtttaacgcttttttttttttttttttttttttggttgtgagGTAACGCTTCTCAAATTAATGGTAATTAAGGTTTATAAAGAGGGAAAACCTGAATGATTTCCttattcacttgtttttttcttaacttgTGGGTTTTCCTATTTGAAAGAAAGTTGAGTGCGTAAATGtagacacactcacgtacacacacacacacgtacacgcacacgcaaacgcatacacacacacacacatgtatatatatacatatatatgcatatatatataaatatatatagatatagatagatagatagatagatagatatacagatatatatacagtatatgatctAACGGAAGGTCGAGAAGCGCTGTGGCTGTCTATTATCATGGAGAGTAGTCAGGTGTTGGTTTAAAACAAAGACATACATTTTAAgtataatattgaatatatagatagatagatatagatgtgtgtgtgttcaaatatatgtataaagagatagatatagatagatagatttagatagatatagatatagatatatgcatatgcatagtatgtttgtatacattatatatgtgtgtgtgtgcgtgtgtgtgtgtatgtatatgtgtgtgtatgtatatgtgtgtgtgtgtgtatgtatatatgtgtgtgtgtatgtgtatatatatgcatatatatgcatgcatacatacatacacacacagacacacacacatacacacacacacgcacgcacacacacacacacacacacacacacacacacacacacacacacacacacacacacacacacatatatatatatatatatatatatatatatatatatatatatatatgtgtgtgtgtgtgtgtgtgtgtgtgtgtgtgtgtgtgtgtgtgtatacatacatatatatatatatatatatatatatatatatatatatatatatatatatatatatatacatacttatacatatatagatagatagataatagatatatagatagatagagaggtagagagatagagagatagagagatttataGTTTCCTAACAATCACTAAATGAATTATGCATTGAAGATATtattatattagatattatattatCTTCAAATcagttatttaaatatttattttactgATGCTTTATGACATTGTATGAAACTATTCTGTGTTCGATccaatttattttcatctttatttgatgttttattcattcatttattaaccTGCTTCCATTGGTAATTGGCCGATGAAAGTATTAACGTCAAAAGAATTAATTATAAATAACTTTAACAATTATCAAAGCACAAATGCCCGTCAGTACTCGTATATGGTTGTAATGAAGAGCATGTGGTAGAACATACTTACAGaaacgcatgcatgtatatatatatatatatatatatatatatatatatatatatatatatatatatatatatatatgtgtgtgtgtgtgtgtgcgtgtgtgtgtgtgtacatatatatgtattcataggtatgtgtatatattatatgaatatacatacacacatacaaacatacatatgtacatacatatattcatacatacatacatacatacatgcatacatacatacatacatttacctaCATAGATACGTActgaatacacacataaaatccACAAAACACAAAACGTAAATCAGTCATTCCTCCTCGCTCGCGCCCCCCGCCGCGCCCTCGGCCAGGCTGCCTCAGCGCGCCCTTCTACCGCGTCTCGGCCGCCCATCGCGAACGCGGAGGACTCTGACATCGCCAAAACAGCCGGCGATAACCACGCGAATTTTCCCGAAGCGGCTGGAGGGGCCGCCCCCGACACCAGGCCTGCCGACGGGGGCGGCAACGGCGTCGGGTTCCTGCAGGATCCCCGTGGCGGTCTGAGGGATCCGGACCACGCCGTCGCTCACTGAGGCGTCTCTCCTGAAGGCGCTGTCGGGAAGGCTTCGGATCTCCGTCGGCGGAAGGCGGCGGACGGGGCCCCGAGAGACTCCTCCGTCGGCGGGAAAGGCGTCCGTGATTCCGATGGCGATGAGACGAACGGCGTGGCCGGGCCTTCCCCCCGAGAGGGCCCCGGCATTCGCCCCGCTCATGCCGGTCAGCACGGCCGCCACGACCATCTGCAAGAGGAAGTCGCTGCGGAAACGCTTTTTGTTGTATGTTTcctaatagaaaaataatgaagctTCCGTGGCCCTTTCGGAGATAACATTCAGCTCTGTTGCTAACAAATTCATCGGTCAATTAAAATATTGTAATATACCTATGACTGCAGGTGTGTTAGTGTTATTGAGGCCATCCATGATAAATCTAATCTTTTGTGTCATGGTTTTTCGAATACATTTACACCTGTAGTTATATACGTAATATCAGTCTAAGCTTTTCTGGTATCACTTTATCGCGGAACAGCATGCGATCGGCTGTGAACTCCTACTCACCAGTGGGCGCTGCGGAAACATCTCTCGCTACAGCTGGAGACAGGACGACCAGATGCATAGAAGTGTCACACTATGGCTTCCTCCGATATCTTTATATCAGGTCGTGGCTGCCGGCTCACCTCGAGGCACTTAGCAAGGTCACAGGTCATGTAGCGACCCTTGGCACACACCCTTTTGTAGAAGTGCTGGCCGCTCATGTGACCACATCGGATTAGGAGAGACAATTACCACCAGAGGACGGCCTGTCACTCTTGACTGAAACCATCTGTCAAACAGCTGTTTTCATTTTGAAATGATCAAACATTACTTCATTATGCATAAAAGATCCATATCAAAGAATTAAACAACACCTACGAAATATCATCATCCTCTACCAtaccacaaatataaataaactaaaacaccATAACAACCTCAATCTTAGACCAAATAAGCGTCTTCCTGTTCCTTAAGATCGACACTCATAAGCTAACAAAACcccattcattttttatcttcttctccttgaCATGACCACGTATTGTTGTCATGTTGGCCTGATCACTCTAATCATTGAGGCCGCCGATCAGTTTTACGATTATGGTCACTGCAGTTACGAAAAAGGTCGTTTGGTGTTACTATGAAGTTAATGGTGCAAGGAGAGTGCGTTCGAGGCTTAGATCTTACAGTGAAAGTAGTGATTTGGGAAACTTTATGGTGTGAccaatgattgtgataattatgatgatgattatgataattattgtgtaactaatgctgaaaataacgatgctaatgatagtgataataaagataatgataataatgatagtagtaataatgataataattataatgatgacaataatgatgatagcaatgataatgataataatactgataataatagtaataacaataacaataatgatgataatgatagcgataatgaagataataatgatatcaataacaataattatgataagaagaatggtagtaatcgcaataatgattaaaagataattacaataacaatgataaagataataataatgataataatgatgatgatgataatgatgatgaggatgatgttgataataacaacaataataataataataataataataataatgatgattttaatgataatgaaagcaatgatgttaatgatgaaaatgatagtgataatgttgttgtcgattataataataatgatgatgattacagtaataacaataaacataatgtaGACACAGACAAATCATAAAAGATCTAAAAAGTTCAATATGCCTGTTATGTAATTGCGGGAAATTGTACATTATATTCTGTATAATATGCACTTGTCCGAAAGTGTTATCGTAAActataaagttgataataaaatataagtataaattaacttataaatatctattcatctagttGCTTACGGGGGATATTTTTGCCTTAAAtgctactgatatcattatctattgtagtaatgatatacctatatacctaaaCATGtaaaaagcaggagagagagaggctgagaaagagagagagggagagagagagagagagtttgattgattgatggacatttagagggagagggggaaacgtATATTGATTGCTTGGTTAATGGGCAGACAGATGCATattcttaaatatacatatatgtatatagatagatagatagatagatttatatatatatatatatatatatatatatatatatatatatatatatatatatatatatatatatatatatatatatatatatatatatatatatatatatatatatatatatatatatatatatatatatatatatatatacatatatatgcatatatatttacatacatatgcgtatataaaatacgtataaatatatatatatatatatatatatatatatatatatatatatatatatatatatatatatatatatatatatacatatacatatatatatatatatatatatatatatatatatatatatatatatacatatatatatatatatatatatatatatatatatatatatatatatatatgcatatatatttacatacatatgcgtatatgaaatacgtatatatatatatatatatatatatatatatatatatatatatatatatatatatatatatatatatatatatatatatatgtatgtatatatatatatatatatatatatatatatatacatatatatatatatatatatatatatatatatatatatgcatatatatttacatacatatgcgtatatgaaatacgtatatatatatatatatatatatatatatatatatatatatatatatatatatatatatatatatgtatatatatatatatacatatatatatatatatatatgcatatatatttacatacatatgcgtatatgaaatacgtatatatatatatatatatatatatatatatatatatatatatatatatatatatatatatatatatatatatattatgtatatatatatatatatatatatatatgtatgtatatgtagtatatatatatatacatatatataagtatatatatatatatatacatacatatatacatatacatacataaatatatatatatatatatatatatatatatatatatatatatacatatatatatatatatatatatatatatatatatagagagagagagagagagagagagagagagagagagagagagaaatgagagagagagagagagagagagagagagagagagagagagagagagagagagagagagagagagagagagagagagagagagagagagagggagagagggagagagagagagagagagagagagagagagagagagagagagagagagagagagagagagagagagagtgagagagagagagagagagagaggggagaaactggcagagacagagagggggagtagactgaccgatagattgattgatcgattgacagtaagagagagaggggtgggggagctggcaagaaagaggaaggagagaaagagagaacgtaaGTTTATATGCGCGTGTGACAGACAgaacaagcaagaaagagagagaaagatgacgagagggaagagaatgggaagaaaacttttccaaaaggagagaagatagaatagaggaggagaaatagagaagagagagagaatgtgtgtctgtatgcacttgtgacagagagtgtgtgtgtgtgatagagagagagaaagagacacaaagacagagagagagagagagaaatggaaacagagagagagagagaaagagacacaaagacagagaaagaaagagagagagaaagaggaatggagacacacatagagaaacagagatggataGTGAGACAAAAAAAACTGGAAACCATAGTTAAATTTTGTTGTTTCCATTATTTTATGTTCACACTTTTAAACAATAGTTTGGTTTGTCGCAGATTAGTTAACATTATGAGAATTCTTATTGTTACTTATAGTTACTTATTAGTATTGcaccattcatttattcaatatGGAATCACGTAATTTTCGCAAAATTTTATTGTTCTTTACACAGAAATCCAAAACATTGCCAATTGACATCAAAGTCTGATATATGAGGAGATTTGCTAAATCTCATTACGAGATCAACTTTTTTTCTAACCATAAGTGCCACCAACACGGCCGCCTCCGAACTGGCCGCCTCCGAACTGGCCGCCTCCGAACTGGCCGCCGCCTGTAGAGGGCAGAGTGTGCATGGCCACCTTCGGGATGCGAATGACGTTGGGGCTCACTGGCCGGTAGGGGTTGACAGCGTAGTCGGGAATGACCCCGGAAGCTGCGATGGGGATTCTGACAACAGAGCTGCCACCGCCTCTGCCACCGCCAACCCCCCCAGGAAACCCGCCACCCACGCCCCTCCCGCCGTACTGGTGCTGAGCCGAGGCCACGCAGCACAGGAGGACGACGGTCGCTGCTGCAACCTGTCGGGGAAGGATTTCATTTACAACTCACAAAGCAAAATGGGTTTGGATTGGACGCCAGAGACTTTGATCTGATGCCCGTGTGACTTTGCAAAACTTCGGAACTTGAGATTTGACTTATAAACTTGAAACGGTTAACAGGTTCCTCACCAAAGGACGCTGGTGAATCATCGTGCCGTTTGAGGAATCCTTCGCTGCTAAGGATGAGTCCAGCAACCGTGTGCTTCTGCTGCGACGCCTGCTGCAGATCCTATTATATACAGCCTACACCAAAATGGCCTTTTCAGGATGACAGTGTTTATTGCTGTCCTAATGGCGCCCAAACCATCACCTCAAGGAGGAAGAGTCAGAAAAAGTAAAGTTTTTTCAGGAACTGTTTTTTGATACAGGTACTCCGAAAATATTTGTTTTACTGAAACAATTTTGGTAAACAGACTTTCATGCGGcgcaacagcccccccccccccccgtgttcgAACCGTGTCTGAGGCAAGTCAAGGAACAGAAAAGAATGTATTAATTTTGATGTATACGATACACAAAATAGAATGATTAAGATGGTTTAGTACGCAATTACGGACGGAAATCCAGAAATTACCGCAGTTAACGAAAATATAGTTTGAAAAGTCAGTGaatgtaactatgtatatgtatatatatatatatatatatatatatatatatatatatatatatatatatatatatacttatatatatatatatatatatatatatagatagatagatagatagatagatatatgtatatatatgcacaacccGGCAGTGAATACAATAAAACGTGATAAGGCACACATCTCATAACAGTTTATATTTTGCAAAAGTGAACTGGAATTTCTTAATATCAAGGCTACgaagttattgttcttatttcatGGGAGccagaggaaataaaaaagaaacacaaaaacaatatcGATGgaaacatatacgtatgcatgtttatatgtttatgtacacacacacacacatgtgtgtgtgtttgtgtacactcatgtatgtacaaacacacacacacacatatgtgtgtgtgtatgtatatatctatttctatctatctatcaatctctctctctctctctctttattacacacacacacacacagacacacacacacacacacacacacacacacacacacacacacacatatatatatatatatatatatatatatatatatatatatatatatatatatatatatatatatatatatatagttacactcATTGGCTTTTCACCATTTCAAAAAATTATATTTTCGTTAACTGCGGTAATTTCTGGATTTCCGACTTCGTAACTGCGTACTAAACTATCTTAATCATTCTATATTGTGTATCAGATATATCAAATTTGAtaccttcttttctgtttcttgacTTGCCTCAGACACGGTtcaaacacggggggggggggctattgcgCCGTATGAAAGTCTGTTTACCAAAATTGTTTCAGTAAAACAAATATTTTCGGAGTAACTGTATCAAAAAACAGTTCCTGAAAAAAGACTTTACTTTTTCTGACTCTTCCTCCTTCAATTGATGGTTTGGGCGCCATTAGGACAGCAATAAACACTGTCATCCTGAAAAGGCCATTTTGGCGTAGGCTGTATATAATAGGATCTGCAGCAGGCGTTGCAGCAGAAGCACACGGTTGCTGGACTCATCCTTAGCAGCGAAGGATTCCTCAAACGGCACGATGATCCTCCAGCGTCCTTTGGTGAGGAACCTGTTAACCGTTTCAAGTTTATAAGCAAAATCTCAAGTTCCGAAGTTTTGCAAAGTCACACGGGCATCAGTTCAAAGTCTCTGGCGTCCAATCAACACCCATTTTGCTTTGTGAGTTGTAAATGAAATGCTTCCCCGACAGGTTGCAGCAGCGACCGTCGTCCTCCTGTGCTGCGTGGCCTCGGCTCAGTACCAGTACGGCGGGAGGGGCGTGGGTGGCGGGTTTCCTGGGGGGGTTGGCGGTGGCAGAGGCGGTGGCAGCTCTGTTGTCAGAATTCCCATCGCAGCTGCTGGGGTCATTCCCGACTACGCTGTCAACCCCTACCGGCCAGTGAGCCCCAACGTCATTCGCATCCCGAAGGTGGCCATGCACACTCTGCCCTCTACAGGCGGCGGCCGTGTCGGAGGCGGCCAGTTCGGAGGCGGCCAGTTCGGAGGCGGCCGTGCGGGTGGCACTTA from Penaeus vannamei isolate JL-2024 chromosome 26, ASM4276789v1, whole genome shotgun sequence harbors:
- the LOC138866588 gene encoding ctenidin-1-like, with the translated sequence MIHQRPLVAAATVVLLCCVASAQHQYGGRGVGGGFPGGVGGGRGGGSSVVRIPIAASGVIPDYAVNPYRPVSPNVIRIPKVAMHTLPSTGGGQFGGGQFGGGQFGGGRVGGTYG
- the LOC138866589 gene encoding ctenidin-1-like produces the protein MILQRPLVAAATVVLLCCVASAQYQYGGRGVGGGFPGGVGGGRGGGSSVVRIPIAAAGVIPDYAVNPYRPVSPNVIRIPKVAMHTLPSTGGGRVGGGQFGGGQFGGGRAGGTYG